In one Aeromicrobium wangtongii genomic region, the following are encoded:
- the cspE gene encoding transcription antiterminator/RNA stability regulator CspE, which produces MATGTVKWFNADKGFGFIAPDDGSEDVFAHFSAIQTSGYRSLNENQKVEFDVEQGQKGLQAANIRPV; this is translated from the coding sequence ATGGCAACAGGAACCGTCAAGTGGTTCAACGCTGACAAGGGCTTTGGATTCATCGCCCCCGACGACGGCAGCGAGGACGTGTTCGCGCACTTCTCGGCCATCCAGACCAGCGGCTACCGCTCGCTGAACGAGAACCAGAAGGTCGAGTTCGACGTCGAGCAGGGCCAGAAGGGCCTGCAGGCCGCGAACATCCGCCCGGTCTGA
- a CDS encoding sunset domain-containing protein, which produces MSRVSTVLIAIALTCGLVAVGSTGASAADATVSIKKIADKTVAYNKAATVRPHVSPRGHVKVLSKRLTVKSGKRTVARNATKARLRAGKYAVTTTVRYRTWTRVGSTKTYGPTKVKTLKQKLTIKQRSRPAAKPSGSKAAKPSGWNCPSSAPIKGNASSRIYHVPSGSFYGRTKPEQCFANEADAIKAGYRKSKV; this is translated from the coding sequence GTGAGCCGTGTCAGCACCGTCCTCATCGCAATTGCCCTCACCTGTGGGTTGGTCGCGGTCGGTAGTACCGGGGCGTCCGCCGCGGACGCCACCGTCTCGATCAAGAAGATCGCCGACAAGACCGTCGCGTACAACAAGGCAGCGACGGTGCGGCCCCACGTCTCCCCGCGCGGGCACGTCAAAGTTCTCAGCAAGCGCCTCACTGTGAAGAGCGGCAAGCGGACGGTCGCCCGCAACGCAACGAAGGCGCGGCTTCGCGCCGGCAAGTACGCGGTCACCACCACGGTGCGTTACCGCACGTGGACGCGCGTCGGTTCGACCAAGACGTACGGACCGACCAAGGTGAAGACGCTCAAGCAGAAACTGACGATCAAGCAGCGGAGTCGGCCCGCGGCGAAGCCTTCTGGGTCGAAGGCGGCGAAGCCGTCGGGCTGGAACTGCCCGTCGTCCGCGCCCATCAAGGGCAATGCCTCGAGTCGCATCTACCACGTGCCCAGTGGCAGCTTCTACGGCCGTACCAAACCAGAGCAGTGCTTCGCCAACGAGGCCGACGCGATCAAGGCTGGCTACCGCAAGTCGAAGGTCTGA
- a CDS encoding FAD-binding dehydrogenase — MNADVIVVGAGLAGLVATAELVQAGRSVVLVDQEGEQGMGGQAYWSFGGLFLVDSPQQRRMGIKDSVDLALQDWAGSAQFDRDEDLWPRRWAEAYVHFAAGEKQAWLKEKGHSIFPVVGWAERGGGLAGGHGNSVPRFHITWGTGPGIVEPFERIVRAGHEKGLVQFAFRHQVDELMVTDGVVTGVSGHVLEPTDAPRAAPTSRTTIGQFSMTAQAVIVTSGGIGGNHDLVRASWPARLGTPPEHMISGVPEHVDGRMLAIAEKAGASHVNRDRMWHYVEGIKNFDPIWPMHGIRILPGPSSMWLDGGGRRLPVPGLPGFDTLGTLKLLRNSGHDHSWFVLTQAIIEKEFALSGQEQNPDLTGKSVRTLVKERLSKGATSPVEAFKSRGEDFVVADTIEELVAGMNRLTPDAPVDVELVRRQVQDRDRELDNDFTKDLQIAALRQARSYRGDKLIRVASPHKLLDPAKGPLIAVRLHVLTRKSLGGLETDLDSRVLGADGTPLPGLYAAGEVAGFGGGGVHGYNSLEGTFLGGCLFSGRAAGRAAALQVV, encoded by the coding sequence ATGAATGCAGATGTGATCGTCGTCGGCGCCGGTCTGGCCGGACTCGTGGCCACCGCAGAGCTGGTGCAGGCGGGCCGCAGCGTCGTGCTGGTCGACCAGGAGGGCGAGCAGGGAATGGGTGGCCAGGCCTACTGGTCGTTCGGTGGGTTGTTCCTGGTCGACTCCCCGCAGCAGCGGCGCATGGGCATCAAGGACTCGGTCGACCTCGCCCTGCAGGACTGGGCCGGCAGCGCCCAGTTCGACCGCGACGAGGACCTGTGGCCACGTCGATGGGCCGAGGCGTACGTCCACTTCGCCGCCGGCGAGAAGCAGGCCTGGCTCAAGGAGAAGGGGCACAGCATCTTCCCGGTCGTGGGTTGGGCCGAGCGCGGCGGCGGCCTGGCCGGTGGCCACGGCAACTCGGTCCCCCGCTTCCACATCACCTGGGGAACCGGCCCCGGCATCGTCGAGCCGTTCGAGCGCATCGTCCGTGCGGGGCACGAGAAAGGGCTGGTGCAGTTCGCGTTCCGCCACCAGGTCGACGAGCTCATGGTCACCGACGGGGTCGTGACGGGGGTCAGCGGACACGTGCTGGAGCCGACGGACGCTCCACGGGCGGCGCCCACGTCCCGGACGACGATCGGCCAGTTCTCGATGACCGCGCAGGCGGTCATCGTCACGTCGGGCGGAATCGGCGGCAACCACGACCTCGTCCGCGCCAGCTGGCCCGCACGCCTGGGCACTCCCCCCGAGCACATGATCTCGGGCGTCCCGGAGCACGTGGACGGGCGCATGCTCGCCATCGCCGAGAAGGCCGGCGCCAGCCACGTCAACAGGGACCGCATGTGGCACTACGTCGAGGGCATCAAGAACTTCGACCCGATCTGGCCGATGCACGGCATCCGGATCCTGCCGGGACCGTCCTCGATGTGGCTGGACGGCGGCGGCCGGCGGCTGCCGGTTCCGGGGCTGCCGGGGTTCGACACGCTCGGGACGCTCAAGCTGCTGCGCAACAGCGGCCACGACCACTCCTGGTTCGTCCTCACCCAGGCGATCATCGAGAAGGAGTTCGCGCTGTCCGGTCAGGAGCAGAACCCCGACCTGACCGGCAAGAGCGTCCGGACGCTGGTCAAGGAGCGCCTCTCCAAGGGCGCCACCAGCCCGGTCGAGGCGTTCAAGTCACGCGGTGAGGACTTCGTCGTCGCCGACACGATCGAGGAGCTCGTCGCCGGGATGAACCGGCTGACCCCCGACGCCCCGGTGGACGTCGAGCTGGTGCGTCGCCAGGTGCAGGACCGTGACCGTGAGCTCGACAACGACTTCACCAAGGACCTGCAGATCGCGGCGCTACGCCAGGCCCGGTCGTACCGCGGCGACAAGCTGATCCGCGTCGCGAGCCCGCACAAGCTGCTCGACCCCGCCAAGGGACCGCTGATCGCCGTGCGCCTGCACGTGCTGACCCGCAAGTCGCTGGGCGGGCTGGAGACCGATCTGGACTCCCGCGTGCTCGGCGCCGACGGCACTCCCCTGCCCGGCCTGTACGCCGCCGGTGAGGTGGCCGGCTTCGGGGGCGGCGGCGTCCACGGCTACAACTCGCTGGAAGGCACGTTCCTGGGCGGATGTCTGTTCAGCGGCCGGGCCGCTGGTCGTGCCGCCGCCCTACAGGTCGTCTGA
- a CDS encoding PQQ-dependent sugar dehydrogenase: protein MERRALLSGLAAFGAMALVGCSRSDDDPEPAPSSSGTTTEAPAASPEASAAGTPTIAATIATGLNVPWGMAFLANGDALVSQRDEGTVVRIATDGTVTLLGEVPGASGRPGGEGGLLGIATPPGDESVLFAYVTTGSDDRIVRMSMSGGSLGEPQEILTGIPIGSRHHGGRLLFDPTGALFVSTGDAGNGELAQDRDSLAGKVLRIDQDGRAAAGNPFGNRTWSYGHRNIEALAFDADGRLWAAEFGDKSADELNLIERGGNYGWPDVEGRSDDGDFVNPKVTWGTDECSPAGLAITKSTAYVGALQGECLYSVPLDGTSTGKPKAWFAGDHGRIRSVAVAPDGALWVATSNTDGRGDPAKGDDRILRVTV from the coding sequence ATGGAACGCCGAGCCCTCCTGTCAGGTCTGGCGGCCTTCGGTGCGATGGCACTGGTGGGCTGCAGTCGCAGCGACGACGATCCGGAGCCCGCCCCATCCTCGAGCGGGACCACCACGGAGGCGCCGGCCGCGAGCCCTGAAGCGTCGGCGGCGGGAACCCCGACCATCGCGGCGACGATCGCCACCGGGCTCAACGTCCCGTGGGGGATGGCGTTCCTTGCCAACGGCGACGCCCTGGTGTCGCAGCGTGACGAGGGCACGGTCGTCCGCATCGCCACCGACGGAACCGTCACGTTGCTGGGGGAGGTCCCCGGAGCGTCCGGCCGGCCGGGCGGTGAGGGTGGACTGCTGGGGATCGCGACGCCGCCGGGCGACGAGAGCGTCCTGTTCGCCTACGTCACGACCGGCAGCGACGACCGGATCGTGCGCATGAGCATGTCGGGCGGCTCGCTGGGTGAGCCGCAGGAGATCCTGACCGGGATCCCGATCGGATCGCGGCACCATGGCGGGCGGCTGCTGTTCGACCCGACCGGTGCGCTGTTCGTCTCGACCGGCGACGCGGGCAACGGTGAGCTGGCGCAGGATCGGGACTCGCTGGCCGGCAAGGTGCTGCGCATCGACCAGGACGGCCGAGCCGCGGCGGGCAACCCCTTCGGCAACCGCACGTGGTCGTACGGCCACCGCAACATCGAGGCCCTGGCCTTCGACGCCGACGGGCGGCTGTGGGCGGCGGAGTTCGGCGACAAGTCGGCCGATGAGCTCAACCTGATCGAGCGCGGCGGCAACTACGGGTGGCCGGACGTCGAGGGACGCAGCGACGACGGCGACTTCGTGAACCCGAAGGTCACCTGGGGCACCGACGAGTGCTCGCCGGCCGGACTGGCGATCACGAAGTCCACGGCATACGTCGGCGCGCTGCAGGGGGAGTGCCTGTACTCGGTGCCGCTGGACGGCACGTCGACCGGCAAGCCCAAGGCCTGGTTCGCCGGCGACCACGGACGCATCCGCAGCGTCGCGGTCGCCCCCGACGGTGCACTGTGGGTCGCCACGAGCAACACGGACGGTCGCGGTGACCCGGCCAAGGGGGACGACCGGATCCTCCGGGTCACGGTCTGA
- a CDS encoding exodeoxyribonuclease III, with amino-acid sequence MLRIATVNVNGIRAAHNKTRGQATGLSEWLAERGADVVTLQEVRAPDEIVHQILEHTGYSVVHTEAAAKGRAGVAVLSRTPPVAHRVGNGDPYFDDSGRWIEADVVLPDGSTLTAVSAYVHSGEAGTPRQEEKYRFLDQMVVRMAEIRATGNHAVVTGDLNVGHTELDIKNWKANQKKAGFLPEERAYFDRFFGELGWVDVHRALAGPVPGPYTWWSMRGKAFDTDTGWRIDYQIATPELAATARTATVDRAVSWAERWSDHAPLVIDYDL; translated from the coding sequence GTGCTTCGAATCGCCACCGTCAACGTCAACGGCATCCGTGCCGCCCACAACAAGACCCGCGGTCAGGCGACCGGCTTGAGCGAGTGGCTCGCCGAGCGCGGTGCCGACGTGGTGACCCTGCAGGAGGTGCGGGCACCCGACGAGATCGTGCACCAGATCCTGGAGCACACCGGCTATTCCGTGGTCCACACCGAGGCAGCCGCCAAGGGACGCGCGGGGGTCGCCGTGCTCAGCCGCACCCCGCCGGTGGCGCACCGCGTCGGCAACGGCGATCCGTACTTCGACGACTCGGGCCGCTGGATCGAGGCCGATGTCGTGCTGCCCGACGGCTCGACCCTGACGGCCGTCTCGGCGTACGTGCACTCCGGTGAGGCCGGCACCCCGCGCCAGGAGGAGAAGTACCGGTTCCTGGACCAGATGGTCGTCCGCATGGCCGAGATCAGGGCCACCGGGAACCACGCGGTGGTCACCGGCGACCTGAACGTCGGGCACACCGAGCTGGACATCAAGAACTGGAAGGCCAACCAGAAGAAGGCTGGATTCCTGCCCGAGGAGCGGGCGTACTTCGACCGCTTCTTCGGCGAGCTGGGCTGGGTCGACGTGCACCGCGCCCTCGCCGGACCGGTGCCCGGCCCGTACACCTGGTGGTCGATGCGCGGCAAGGCCTTCGACACCGACACCGGGTGGCGCATCGACTACCAGATCGCGACCCCTGAGCTGGCCGCCACGGCCCGCACGGCGACGGTCGACCGGGCGGTGAGCTGGGCGGAGCGGTGGTCCGACCACGCTCCCCTGGTCATCGACTACGACCTGTAG
- a CDS encoding geranylgeranyl reductase family protein, protein MTLPTRTDVLVVGAGPAGSAAAAWTARLGMDTVLADAATFPRDKTCGDGLTPRAIAELDRLGLDEWVRGHGTNRGLRAAGFGQELLLPWPGGSLPDYGSAVPRTELDDKIFRLATDAGATPFEGARAVDVERDDTGMVTGVVFQVGADRTRHTVACERLVVADGVRSPLGRVLGREWHRDTAYGVAGRSYVKSGRSDDPWIASHLELRGEDGELLPGYGWIFPLGNGEVNLGVGALATAKRPAELQIRPLMEYYATLRRQEWDLTSELRAPTSALLPMGGAVSGVAGPNWMLIGDAAGCVNPLNGEGIDYGLETGRVAAELLHARADLASAWPQLLTSQYGEAFSIARRLAGLITIPHLLPTAGPIGMRSPALMTFALRVMGNLVTDEDRDLTARVWRWAGRRSVQLDDRPPFSS, encoded by the coding sequence ATGACCTTGCCGACCCGCACTGATGTCCTCGTGGTCGGGGCCGGCCCCGCCGGCTCGGCGGCCGCGGCGTGGACGGCCCGCCTGGGGATGGACACCGTCCTGGCCGATGCGGCCACGTTCCCGCGGGACAAGACGTGCGGCGACGGGTTGACGCCGCGGGCGATCGCCGAGCTCGACCGGCTCGGTCTGGACGAGTGGGTCCGCGGCCACGGCACGAACCGCGGGCTGCGCGCCGCCGGCTTCGGCCAGGAGCTGCTGCTCCCCTGGCCCGGAGGGTCCCTGCCCGACTACGGCTCGGCGGTCCCCCGCACCGAGCTGGACGACAAGATCTTCCGCCTGGCGACGGACGCCGGAGCGACACCGTTCGAGGGCGCCCGTGCCGTCGACGTCGAGCGCGACGACACCGGCATGGTCACCGGGGTGGTGTTCCAGGTCGGCGCCGACCGGACCCGGCACACCGTCGCGTGCGAGCGGCTCGTCGTGGCCGACGGCGTCCGCTCCCCCCTCGGCCGGGTGCTGGGACGTGAGTGGCACCGCGACACCGCCTACGGCGTGGCCGGACGCTCGTACGTCAAGTCCGGTCGCAGCGACGACCCGTGGATAGCCTCGCACCTCGAGCTGCGCGGCGAAGATGGCGAGCTGCTGCCCGGATACGGCTGGATCTTCCCGCTCGGCAACGGCGAGGTCAACCTCGGCGTGGGCGCGCTGGCGACCGCCAAGCGTCCCGCCGAGCTGCAGATCCGCCCCCTGATGGAGTACTACGCGACGCTGCGTCGCCAGGAGTGGGACCTGACCAGCGAGCTGCGCGCCCCGACCAGCGCCCTGCTGCCGATGGGCGGCGCCGTGTCAGGGGTGGCCGGCCCGAACTGGATGCTGATCGGCGACGCCGCCGGATGCGTCAACCCGCTCAACGGCGAGGGCATCGACTACGGGCTGGAGACCGGCCGCGTGGCTGCCGAGCTGCTGCACGCGCGTGCCGACCTGGCCTCGGCGTGGCCCCAGCTGCTGACCAGCCAGTACGGCGAGGCGTTCTCGATCGCGCGGCGACTGGCCGGGCTCATCACGATTCCGCACCTGCTGCCGACCGCCGGACCGATCGGGATGCGCTCGCCCGCGCTGATGACCTTCGCGCTGCGGGTCATGGGCAACCTCGTGACCGACGAGGACCGTGACCTCACGGCCCGCGTCTGGCGCTGGGCCGGTCGCCGGTCCGTGCAGCTCGACGACCGTCCACCGTTCTCGTCCTGA
- a CDS encoding putative bifunctional diguanylate cyclase/phosphodiesterase, whose translation MMSRLRAARGKSSGSSATADDSMMLRQVIEATPNAMVMVDSRGRITLVNQQMEILFGHSRADLLEMTVERLIPDRFRERHVGFRDGFFQRPDTRSMGAGRDLFGRHASGREFPIEIGLNPILINEEHHVLASIIDISERLQIQATESARTADRLRASILASLPFSIIASEPDGTIVTANPAAERLLGFDRDELIGSPISAVRTDTTDLPLVDARTDGGGEREVDYHRKDGRTIPVNESIAPIDGEDGIAGVLSVAYDITQRREAEAFIRHMADYDFLTDLPNRSKLFERLDEDLRTAARTGVGVTVGLIDLDHFKRVNDSLGHHVGDELLVEMAARLSAVMHPSDLVARVGGDEFVLVFTGSQDPARLGKRIDEVLSVVLEPVICFGHELVVTASMGVARSPEAGQDPATLLKHADTAMYHAKSSARNSYRWFEGSMLDETNDKLEMASALRHALTRRELSVVYQPQVCLLEGHVIGVEALARWRTADGHSISPDRFIPAAEDNGLIIQLGEWVLRRACEDVVEMSAKAGVPLRLAVNVSPRQFQDRGWLDVVRRALADSGLPPEQLELEITEGIFMEDPREVVDVMDTVRSLGVGIVVDDFGTGFSSLAYLSRFTIDKLKIDRSFVADLAAGGTDAAIVDTIILMAHALGMTVVAEGVETLAQQEYLQARSCDVGQGFRYSAALPPEELIEHIGGSEASWRASDDL comes from the coding sequence ATGATGTCCCGGCTGCGCGCTGCCCGCGGCAAGAGCTCGGGCTCCAGCGCGACGGCCGACGACAGCATGATGCTGCGACAGGTCATCGAGGCGACGCCCAATGCGATGGTCATGGTCGACTCCCGGGGACGCATCACCCTGGTCAACCAGCAGATGGAGATCCTGTTCGGCCACTCCCGCGCCGATCTGCTCGAGATGACCGTCGAGCGGCTGATCCCTGACCGTTTCAGAGAGCGCCATGTGGGATTCCGCGACGGATTCTTCCAGCGCCCGGACACGCGATCGATGGGCGCCGGTCGCGATCTGTTCGGCCGTCACGCGAGCGGACGCGAGTTCCCGATCGAGATCGGGCTCAACCCCATCCTGATCAACGAGGAGCACCACGTCCTCGCCTCGATCATCGACATCTCCGAGCGGCTGCAGATCCAGGCCACCGAGTCCGCTCGTACCGCCGATCGCCTGCGCGCCTCGATCCTGGCCAGCCTGCCGTTCAGCATCATCGCCTCGGAGCCCGATGGCACGATCGTCACGGCCAATCCGGCGGCCGAACGCCTGCTCGGCTTCGATCGCGACGAGCTCATCGGTTCGCCGATCAGTGCCGTGCGCACCGACACCACTGACCTGCCCCTGGTCGATGCCAGGACCGACGGGGGCGGCGAGCGCGAGGTCGACTACCACCGCAAGGACGGCCGTACGATCCCGGTCAACGAGTCGATCGCGCCGATCGACGGCGAGGACGGGATCGCGGGTGTCCTGTCGGTCGCGTACGACATCACCCAGCGCCGTGAGGCCGAGGCATTCATCCGGCACATGGCCGACTACGACTTCCTGACCGACCTGCCCAACCGCTCCAAGCTGTTCGAGCGTCTGGACGAGGATCTGCGCACCGCTGCCCGCACCGGCGTGGGCGTCACGGTCGGCCTCATCGACCTTGACCACTTCAAGCGGGTCAACGACTCCCTCGGGCACCACGTCGGGGACGAGCTGCTGGTCGAGATGGCTGCCCGGCTCAGCGCGGTGATGCACCCCAGTGACCTGGTGGCTCGTGTCGGCGGCGACGAGTTCGTGCTGGTGTTCACCGGCTCGCAGGACCCGGCGAGGCTCGGCAAGCGCATCGACGAGGTGCTGTCGGTCGTCCTCGAACCGGTGATCTGCTTCGGGCACGAGCTGGTCGTCACCGCCAGCATGGGGGTGGCGAGGTCGCCCGAGGCGGGTCAGGACCCGGCCACCCTGCTCAAGCACGCCGACACCGCGATGTACCACGCGAAGTCATCGGCGCGGAACAGCTACCGCTGGTTCGAGGGCTCGATGCTGGACGAGACGAACGACAAGCTCGAGATGGCCTCGGCGCTGCGGCACGCCCTCACCCGCCGGGAGCTGTCGGTGGTCTACCAGCCGCAGGTGTGCCTGCTCGAGGGCCACGTCATCGGGGTCGAGGCACTCGCCCGGTGGCGGACCGCGGACGGACACTCCATCTCGCCCGACCGCTTCATCCCTGCGGCCGAGGACAATGGCCTGATCATCCAGCTCGGCGAGTGGGTGCTGCGCCGGGCCTGCGAGGACGTCGTCGAGATGTCGGCGAAAGCGGGAGTTCCGCTGCGACTGGCAGTCAACGTCTCGCCGCGCCAGTTCCAGGATCGCGGCTGGCTGGACGTCGTGCGCCGCGCGCTGGCCGACTCGGGCCTGCCGCCCGAGCAGCTGGAGCTGGAGATCACCGAGGGCATCTTCATGGAGGACCCCCGTGAGGTCGTCGACGTGATGGACACGGTCCGCTCGCTCGGCGTGGGGATCGTCGTGGACGACTTCGGCACCGGGTTCTCCAGCCTGGCCTATCTGTCGCGGTTCACGATCGACAAGCTCAAGATCGACCGATCGTTCGTCGCCGACCTGGCCGCCGGGGGGACTGACGCCGCGATCGTCGACACGATCATCCTGATGGCGCACGCCCTGGGCATGACCGTCGTGGCCGAGGGAGTCGAGACCCTGGCCCAGCAGGAGTACCTGCAGGCCCGCTCGTGCGATGTCGGCCAGGGATTCCGGTACAGCGCGGCACTTCCGCCGGAGGAGTTGATCGAGCACATCGGCGGCTCCGAGGCGTCGTGGCGCGCGTCAGACGACCTGTAG
- a CDS encoding immune inhibitor A domain-containing protein, which yields MTSGLMGLTLAASLGLAYASPGTAAEAPSVKAQDQPSKVGKDDLPNPLEDKRRALRESGLTSVINGEATPVDKNGASVVKVGKGYSPAEAAALANKRATKNQRQAIQKSQKKDQYVELSQERADKIFVILTEFGNQRHPDFPDQDTDPSVEGPTTFDGPLHNQIPQPDRTKDNSTVWQKNYNRKHYQDLYFGSGDGVESVKTYFETQSSGRYTVDGQVQDWVKVPYNEARYGRDESYRTVWNLIQDSLTAWVADQKAAGRTDAQIKKTIASYDQYDRYDFDGDGDFNEPDGYIDHFQIVHAGGDEADGDPQQGEDAIWSHRWYAFGTDAGLTGPPQNRLGGAQVGNTGIWVGDYTAQPENGGLSVFAHEFGHDLGLPDDYDTSGGGDNNNEYWTLMAQSRLNAAGEALGTRPGDLGAWNKLQLGWLDYEALSTKQQKTLNLGPEEYNTKKAQAAVVVLPKKQIIRQNGAPASGTKQFFSGSGDDLNNSMTTSVDLTGKTAAVLDAKVRYEIEAGYDYAYVQAQAEGETTWKSLNGTVGGTPIPLDPSGNAALSGEQKTWAALNVPLGAYDGKKIKLRFLYKTDGGVAEAGLFVDDVTVKAGTETLLADGAENGGPTWTFDGFSIVGPTSTDLYDNYYIAGHRSYVSYDQYLQTGPYNFGFANTKPDWVEHYKYGHGLLISYWDTSQRDNNTNVHPGTGRNLYIDANPEPIINIATGAPWRARIQMYDAPFSLHKADSMTLHTNGKPSYIRGQAAKPLFDDTQKYWYAELPNHGVKLPAAGVKIRVQKENGTSMKVKFN from the coding sequence GTGACATCGGGGCTCATGGGCCTCACCCTCGCGGCGTCGCTCGGTCTGGCCTATGCCTCACCGGGAACGGCCGCCGAAGCACCCTCGGTCAAGGCTCAGGACCAACCGAGCAAGGTCGGCAAGGACGATCTGCCGAATCCGCTGGAGGACAAGCGCCGCGCCCTGCGTGAGAGCGGCCTGACCTCGGTCATCAATGGTGAGGCCACCCCCGTCGACAAGAACGGTGCATCGGTGGTCAAGGTCGGCAAGGGCTACAGCCCGGCCGAGGCTGCGGCTCTGGCCAACAAGCGCGCCACGAAGAACCAGCGCCAGGCGATCCAGAAGAGCCAGAAGAAGGATCAGTACGTCGAGCTCAGCCAGGAGCGCGCCGACAAGATCTTCGTGATCCTCACCGAGTTCGGCAACCAGCGTCACCCCGACTTCCCCGACCAGGACACGGACCCGAGCGTGGAGGGTCCGACGACGTTCGACGGCCCGCTGCACAACCAGATCCCCCAGCCCGACCGGACGAAGGACAACTCGACCGTCTGGCAGAAGAACTACAACCGCAAGCACTACCAGGACCTCTACTTCGGCAGCGGTGACGGCGTCGAGTCGGTCAAGACCTACTTCGAGACGCAGTCCTCAGGCCGCTACACGGTCGACGGCCAGGTCCAGGACTGGGTCAAGGTGCCCTACAACGAGGCGCGCTACGGCCGCGACGAGTCCTACAGGACGGTCTGGAACCTCATCCAGGACTCGCTGACCGCGTGGGTCGCCGATCAGAAGGCGGCCGGCAGGACCGACGCCCAGATCAAGAAGACCATTGCCTCGTACGACCAGTACGACCGCTACGACTTCGACGGTGACGGCGACTTCAACGAGCCCGACGGCTACATCGACCACTTCCAGATCGTCCACGCAGGTGGCGACGAGGCGGACGGCGATCCGCAGCAGGGTGAGGACGCCATCTGGTCGCACCGCTGGTACGCCTTCGGCACCGACGCCGGTCTCACCGGCCCGCCCCAGAACCGTCTCGGCGGCGCCCAGGTCGGCAACACCGGCATCTGGGTGGGCGACTACACGGCCCAGCCCGAGAACGGCGGCCTGTCGGTCTTCGCCCACGAGTTCGGTCACGACCTCGGTCTCCCGGACGACTACGACACCTCCGGCGGCGGCGACAACAACAACGAGTACTGGACCCTGATGGCCCAGAGCCGCCTCAATGCCGCCGGCGAGGCACTGGGCACCCGCCCGGGCGACCTCGGCGCGTGGAACAAGCTGCAGCTCGGCTGGCTCGACTACGAGGCGCTCTCGACCAAGCAGCAGAAGACGCTGAACCTCGGGCCGGAGGAGTACAACACCAAGAAGGCCCAGGCCGCTGTCGTCGTGCTGCCCAAGAAGCAGATCATCAGGCAGAACGGTGCACCTGCCTCCGGGACCAAGCAGTTCTTCTCCGGATCGGGGGACGATCTCAACAACTCGATGACCACCAGCGTCGACCTGACCGGCAAGACCGCGGCCGTGCTCGACGCCAAGGTCCGGTACGAGATCGAGGCGGGCTACGACTACGCATACGTCCAGGCGCAGGCCGAGGGCGAGACGACGTGGAAGTCGCTCAACGGGACAGTCGGCGGCACGCCGATCCCGCTGGACCCCTCGGGCAACGCGGCGCTGTCCGGTGAGCAGAAGACGTGGGCCGCTCTCAACGTGCCGCTGGGTGCGTACGACGGCAAGAAGATCAAGCTGCGCTTCCTGTACAAGACCGACGGCGGCGTTGCCGAGGCCGGTTTGTTCGTCGACGACGTGACAGTCAAGGCCGGCACCGAGACGCTGCTGGCCGATGGTGCCGAGAACGGTGGCCCCACGTGGACCTTCGACGGGTTCTCGATCGTCGGTCCGACGTCGACCGATCTGTACGACAACTACTACATCGCCGGTCACCGGTCGTACGTCTCGTACGACCAGTACCTGCAGACGGGTCCGTACAACTTCGGCTTCGCCAACACCAAGCCGGACTGGGTCGAGCACTACAAGTACGGCCACGGCCTGTTGATCTCCTACTGGGACACCTCCCAGCGGGACAACAACACCAATGTGCACCCGGGCACGGGACGCAACCTGTACATCGACGCCAATCCCGAGCCGATCATCAACATCGCGACCGGCGCACCGTGGCGAGCGCGCATCCAGATGTACGACGCGCCGTTCTCGCTGCACAAGGCTGACTCGATGACGCTGCACACCAATGGCAAGCCCAGCTACATCCGTGGCCAGGCCGCCAAGCCGCTGTTCGACGACACCCAGAAGTACTGGTACGCCGAGCTGCCGAACCACGGTGTGAAGCTGCCCGCGGCCGGTGTCAAGATCCGTGTCCAGAAGGAGAACGGCACCAGCATGAAGGTCAAGTTCAACTAG